A window from Chrysiogenia bacterium encodes these proteins:
- a CDS encoding AMP-binding protein, translating into GGRADQVALIYDSPITGKQEKYTFAELQDRVSCTAGMLKALNVEKGDRVIIYMPMVPQAVFAMLACARIGAVHSVVFGGFAPKELATRIDDAKPKAILTASCGVEPGRVVDYKPLLDGAVELAKHKHEICVVLQREQKPCPLKEGQDLNWDELYAKAEPADCVSVAATDPLYILYTSGTTGIPKGVVRDNGGHAVAMQWSLENVYGMKPGETFWAASDIGWVVGHSYIVYAPLITGCTTILFEGKPVGTPDAGTFWRVISEHNVSALFTAPTAFRAIKKEDPNGEFIDKYDLKCLRTLFLAGERGDPPTIEWAENHLKVPVIDHWWQTETGWAIASNCMGIEQFPVKKGSPTKAVPGYDVVCLDEGAHPVKPGETGALCVELPLPPGCLPTLWHNDEGFKHAYLEQYPGHYMTADAGYIDTDGYIWVMSRTDDIINTAGHRLSTGAMEEVLAAHPDVAECAVIGVADHMKGQVPVGFVVLNAGANRNEEEIQSELVAMVREKIGPVAAFKKAAVVARLPKTRSGKILRGTMRKIADGIEYKMPATIDDPASLEEITQTISHMGLEKHG; encoded by the coding sequence AGGGCGGGCGCGCCGATCAGGTCGCGCTCATCTACGACAGCCCGATCACCGGCAAGCAGGAAAAGTACACCTTCGCTGAGTTGCAGGACCGCGTCTCCTGCACCGCGGGGATGCTCAAGGCGCTCAATGTGGAAAAGGGCGACCGCGTCATCATCTATATGCCCATGGTTCCCCAAGCGGTGTTCGCCATGCTCGCCTGCGCGCGCATCGGCGCGGTGCATTCGGTGGTCTTCGGCGGCTTTGCCCCCAAGGAACTGGCCACGCGCATCGATGATGCCAAGCCCAAGGCCATTCTGACCGCCTCGTGCGGTGTGGAGCCCGGCCGCGTCGTGGACTACAAGCCGCTGCTCGACGGAGCGGTGGAACTGGCAAAGCACAAGCACGAGATCTGCGTCGTTCTCCAGCGCGAGCAGAAGCCCTGCCCGCTCAAGGAAGGGCAGGACCTGAATTGGGATGAGCTCTATGCGAAGGCGGAGCCCGCCGACTGCGTAAGCGTCGCCGCCACCGACCCGCTCTACATTCTCTACACCTCCGGCACGACCGGCATTCCCAAGGGCGTCGTGCGCGACAACGGGGGTCACGCCGTGGCCATGCAGTGGAGCCTCGAAAACGTCTACGGCATGAAGCCCGGCGAGACGTTCTGGGCCGCATCCGACATCGGCTGGGTGGTGGGGCACTCCTACATCGTCTACGCGCCGCTCATTACCGGCTGCACGACGATCCTCTTCGAAGGAAAGCCCGTGGGCACGCCGGACGCCGGCACCTTCTGGCGCGTGATTTCCGAGCACAACGTGAGCGCGCTGTTCACAGCCCCGACGGCCTTCCGCGCGATCAAAAAGGAAGACCCCAATGGTGAGTTCATCGACAAGTACGACCTGAAGTGCCTGCGCACGCTCTTTCTTGCGGGCGAACGCGGCGATCCGCCCACCATCGAGTGGGCGGAAAATCATCTCAAGGTTCCGGTCATCGACCACTGGTGGCAGACCGAGACCGGCTGGGCCATTGCCTCGAACTGCATGGGGATCGAGCAGTTCCCCGTCAAGAAAGGCTCACCCACCAAGGCGGTGCCCGGTTACGACGTGGTCTGCCTCGACGAAGGCGCGCACCCGGTCAAACCCGGCGAGACCGGCGCGCTGTGCGTGGAGCTGCCGCTGCCGCCCGGCTGTCTGCCCACCCTCTGGCACAATGACGAGGGCTTTAAACACGCCTACCTCGAACAGTACCCGGGTCACTACATGACCGCCGACGCGGGCTACATCGATACCGACGGCTACATCTGGGTGATGAGCCGCACCGACGACATCATCAACACGGCCGGTCACCGGCTCTCCACCGGTGCGATGGAGGAAGTGCTCGCCGCCCATCCCGACGTGGCCGAGTGCGCCGTCATCGGCGTGGCCGATCACATGAAGGGCCAGGTGCCCGTCGGTTTCGTCGTGCTCAACGCCGGCGCCAACCGCAACGAGGAAGAGATTCAGAGCGAGCTCGTCGCCATGGTGCGCGAAAAGATCGGCCCGGTCGCCGCGTTCAAGAAGGCCGCCGTGGTGGCACGCCTTCCCAAGACACGCTCGGGCAAGATCCTGCGCGGCACCATGCGCAAGATCGCCGACGGCATCGAATACAAGATGCCCGCCACGATCGACGATCCCGCGAGCCTCGAGGAAATCACGCAGACCATCTCCCACATGGGACTGGAGAAGCACGGATGA